In one Pirellulaceae bacterium genomic region, the following are encoded:
- a CDS encoding sialate O-acetylesterase, whose protein sequence is MPKKFQQPAVATLFFLIASSTFAGEPLKIFILAGQSNMVGHARAHTIATLLASDNTRDQELVQSVLGQDSVVSRATLEKQLERGRKLDELTGGISNEKVKAMSDGPEKTALEAKVKDLKAAHEAYKEKVTSACVDSDRVYISSIADGNKRAGKLGIGYGGSTEKIGPEYGFGLSLAQKIDGPILLIKTSWGGKSLHYNFRPPSAGTYELNKKEQTSDKADEISKNAGSNYRMMNEAIQKVLANLKEHHPEYDPKTGYEIDGFVWFQGFNDQFAPEFRDNYKDNMVAFVNDVREEYKTPNMPFVIGVLGTGVTAEKVAENKVSLAQREAAETLGAANNVAAVESYQEYSLYSNDVFQKGWPEHFHEWDTVGSDRPYHYLGSGAFFVRLGDAFANSMVDLIHQ, encoded by the coding sequence ATGCCGAAAAAATTCCAGCAACCGGCTGTTGCAACCCTCTTCTTTCTAATCGCTAGTTCGACCTTTGCTGGGGAACCTCTGAAGATTTTCATCCTGGCAGGGCAATCGAATATGGTGGGACACGCACGAGCACATACAATTGCTACTCTACTTGCATCGGACAACACTCGTGACCAGGAACTCGTGCAATCGGTCTTAGGCCAGGATAGCGTTGTTTCCCGAGCAACTCTGGAAAAGCAATTGGAGCGGGGAAGAAAGCTGGACGAACTGACCGGAGGAATCTCCAACGAAAAGGTAAAAGCGATGAGCGACGGGCCAGAAAAAACGGCCCTGGAAGCTAAGGTCAAAGACCTCAAAGCCGCACATGAAGCGTACAAAGAAAAAGTCACTTCAGCTTGTGTTGATTCCGATCGAGTCTATATCAGCTCGATTGCCGACGGCAACAAGAGAGCGGGTAAGCTTGGAATCGGTTACGGTGGTTCAACGGAAAAAATCGGGCCCGAATATGGCTTCGGCCTCTCTCTCGCGCAGAAGATCGACGGCCCCATCCTATTGATTAAAACCTCCTGGGGTGGCAAATCGCTTCATTATAATTTCCGTCCTCCATCCGCCGGAACCTATGAACTCAACAAGAAGGAACAGACAAGCGACAAGGCCGATGAAATCAGCAAGAATGCTGGATCGAATTATCGAATGATGAACGAAGCCATTCAGAAGGTACTCGCAAATCTGAAAGAACATCATCCAGAGTATGATCCCAAGACGGGCTATGAAATCGATGGCTTCGTCTGGTTCCAGGGATTCAACGATCAGTTCGCCCCTGAATTCCGAGACAACTATAAAGACAATATGGTCGCTTTTGTCAACGATGTTCGTGAAGAGTATAAGACTCCAAACATGCCATTTGTAATTGGAGTGCTAGGAACAGGAGTAACGGCTGAAAAAGTGGCGGAGAATAAAGTCTCCCTCGCCCAACGAGAAGCCGCCGAGACTTTGGGAGCCGCCAACAATGTGGCAGCTGTCGAGAGTTATCAGGAGTACTCTCTGTACTCCAATGACGTCTTCCAAAAAGGCTGGCCGGAGCATTTCCATGAATGGGACACGGTTGGCAGTGACCGTCCTTATCACTATCTTGGAAGCGGTGCGTTCTTCGTTCGACTTGGAGATGCGTTTGCCAATTCAATGGTCGACTTAATCCACCAATAG